A stretch of DNA from Lycium ferocissimum isolate CSIRO_LF1 chromosome 4, AGI_CSIRO_Lferr_CH_V1, whole genome shotgun sequence:
ACTCACACCTTTGATTGGAATGACAAAAGGCTAAGGACAAAAGGAAGAATAAAAAGAGGGGAGAAATCCCATTTTGATACTGAGACAGACATGACACACGACCAAGTCAAACTTGGCTCAAAATTAACAATTTTGTCTATCTGttaaaacatcatcataaactAAAACACAAAGAGGcaaaatgatgattttaatattaaaacaaCTAAAATAAACTTCTCTATTATGTTTTCCTTGTTCAAATCTTCTAAATTCAAAGACATTGATATATAATTGATttctctctcactctctctctttgtTTATTTGGCTACAGGAAACTCTTTTTCAACAAAAGAGTAAAAACTAGACTTAACTaacaaagagaggaaaaattaCACATCAAATGATATCATCCCATTTATTGTGATATACTATACTTATGTGATTgcttatatgttatgatgatctaattaattaattaacactGGGATTAGGAGGTGGCAATGCAGTAAGGCTCCCAAATGAGTAGAGACCTCCTCTGTTCTTTGCATCCTCTCAACAAAGGCATCAAGTAATTGATGTTCCCCTTGTTCCCTCTCATTAGCACCAAATCTTGCTGCTCATAATTAGCTGCTATCTTTGTAGTAGTACCATTGGCAATGGGAGCAGCACTCTTGTCATTGTAGTTGTTGACAATAGTTGTCACAGTGGGATTTTTCTTCCAGAAATAATCATAGGCATTGAAAGAAGCTGGAGATGGATTTGGTGATGTGATTGGAATAGGAGTTATTTCATCTTCATCGTCAATCAATTTGATTTCTTTGTTGAATTTGTTAGGCCATGTTAAATGATGATTATTTTTCTCTAGTCCCATAAGTTGCTTCATCATCAATGTTGATGTGTTCACATTCATCCTCCCATTTGACATTCTTGGTTTTTGCTCTAGCACAATTTGCATCCCCTTTGTACCATTTCCTTTTTCCTCCTCTTGATccacttcatcatcatcatcatcatcatggcctAAATGGGGTGGTCCATTATGTTCAACTTCTTGAATTTCGTCGAACACTTTCTCAAACTCTGCCACTTCTTGATGATTTTCCTCTGTTTCTGGCTCAGTTGCAGTGGTGATCAAGGTGAGAACAAGGCGACCATCAATGCGTTGAGCGCTAAAATGATTCTGTGGAGGAACAGATACAGCTTCAAGAATCAATCTGCCATTTTGCCTGTGAGATTGCATTTGAACAGATGGTTTGTCCTCTGCAGCCAAGGAAGAAATAGGTGGAGGAAAAGACTTAGGTGGAGATGCTATTTTTTTGTTATGGTTGAACTTAACAACTGGAAATTCCTCGAAAGATTGAGagattatttcttctttttcttgttgttgtttttggttttgAGGATCATCGTTGTCTTCATCTGTATCAGAGGAAGGGTAAGATGGAAGGCTAATTTCAGAGCCAGTCTCTGATCCAAGACTTTCAGTACAAATTTCAAGGCTTTTTTCAGTTAAAGAGCTGGATGATTTTTTCAAAAGAGGGTGAACATAAGGAGGTGGAAGTACTGTGGATGAGTCATCTTTCTTTTGGGTTAAAATTGAGCTCCAAACATCAAGTGATGTTGGCTGATCAGCTTTGTTACCATTTTGGATAGATGTCCAAACATCATCTTGACCAAGAACAGCAAGTTCTTTGGAGGAAGCAATTTTCTTCATAGGGGGGAAACCATTTTGTGAAAGCCCATTTTGTGAGAGCCATTTCTTGGATGACATGTCAGCTGAAAGGGTTCTCCTAATAGAAGCTGCcgctttgtttcttttttcagaGTCTGATCCAAGAATGGACACTATGCCTTTGCCCCCCTTAGAggggggtaggggtgggggtAGTGGTATGGTAAGTTGTGGTTCCTTTTCCATCTTCAATGTTGAGTTGAAGTTCTTGATGCTCATAGAGGCTGCTGACATCTTCACAGACTAGAGAAGAGGAGGATCAGAACAAATAGGAGGGTTTTCCTTCTGCACGTGAAAAGTTAAGAGCCAAATTAGGAGAAAGAACAATAAGAAAACAAGTGATGTATGCTTAATTAACATTATTTCAAGTTCCAAAAAGATAGTACAACAAATAATGAAGTGTTAATTATTACCTTAAGCAAACAACAATATCCAAATGAGGAGAGGGCTCAGTGGATGAGAGTTGAAAGCTAAGAGAGGAATAGGATTATGAAGATGATTGTTTGAGGGGAATATTGTGTATGGGGTGTTTTGATGGCAATTACAAGGAATGGGGGTGTCAGGGTCTTTATAAGAGTCCAGAAAGGCTATAGAACCCTGTGCAGGGGACCCGCCTCTAAACCCACCATGCAAAatactctcttcttttttcttgttttgtgtCCGCTATTCGCTTTGATGCTTCCGATTAATTCGGATTCGTACCGCGTGAGGTTCATTGAAGAGGAAAGTACTTTATATCTGAAAAAATTGCATTCTCACGGCTTGAACCCAAAATTTTTGCTTAAGA
This window harbors:
- the LOC132052671 gene encoding protein FAF-like, chloroplastic, encoding MSAASMSIKNFNSTLKMEKEPQLTIPLPPPLPPSKGGKGIVSILGSDSEKRNKAAASIRRTLSADMSSKKWLSQNGLSQNGFPPMKKIASSKELAVLGQDDVWTSIQNGNKADQPTSLDVWSSILTQKKDDSSTVLPPPYVHPLLKKSSSSLTEKSLEICTESLGSETGSEISLPSYPSSDTDEDNDDPQNQKQQQEKEEIISQSFEEFPVVKFNHNKKIASPPKSFPPPISSLAAEDKPSVQMQSHRQNGRLILEAVSVPPQNHFSAQRIDGRLVLTLITTATEPETEENHQEVAEFEKVFDEIQEVEHNGPPHLGHDDDDDDEVDQEEEKGNGTKGMQIVLEQKPRMSNGRMNVNTSTLMMKQLMGLEKNNHHLTWPNKFNKEIKLIDDEDEITPIPITSPNPSPASFNAYDYFWKKNPTVTTIVNNYNDKSAAPIANGTTTKIAANYEQQDLVLMRGNKGNINYLMPLLRGCKEQRRSLLIWEPYCIATS